CGACCGAGACGGGTCTCGAGATCGCCGAGTTCCGCAAGATCGTGCACATGGTGCAGAAGGGCGAGCGCGAGGCCCGGCAGGCGAAGAAGGAGATGGTGGAGGCGAACCTCCGCCTCGTGATCTCGATCGCCAAGAAGTACACGAACCGCGGCCTGCAGTTCCTGGACCTGATCCAGGAGGGCAACATCGGCCTGATGAAGGCCGTCGACAAGTTCGAGTACCGCCGCGGCTACAAGTTCTCGACCTACGCGACGTGGTGGATCCGCCAGGCGATCACCCGCAGCATTGCCGATCAAGCAAGAACGATCCGCATCCCGGTGCACATGATCGAGACGATCAACAAGATCGTGCGCACCTCGCGCCAGATGCTGCACGAGATCGGCCGCGAGCCGACGCCCGAGGAGCTGGCCGAGAAACTCGCGATGCCGCTCGAGAAGGTGCGCAAGGTTCTCAAGATCGCCAAGGAGCCGATCTCGCTCGAGACGCCGATCGGCGACGAGGAGGATTCGCACCTCGGCGACTTCATCGAGGACAAGAACGCGATCCTGCCGATCGACGCGGCGATCCAGTCGAACCTGCGCGAGACGACGACGCGCGTGCTGGCCTCGCTGACGCCGCGCGAGGAGCGCGTGCTGCGCATGCGCTTCGGCATCGGCATGAACACCGACCACACGCTGGAAGAAGTCGGCCAGCAGTTCTCGGTGACCCGCGAGCGCATCCGCCAGATTGAGGCAAAGGCGCTGCGCAAGCTGAAGCACCCCTCGCGGAGCCGGAAGCTGCGCAGCTTCCTCGACAACTGAGGCAGCGGTGCCAGGGTCGCGCGTAACCAAGCAGCTGACAGTGACGCTCGACTCCGAGACGGCCGCGCGCCTCCAAAAGCGCGCCGACGAAGTCGGTATGAAGCCGGAACAACTCGTCGCCGCTTTGGTACGCGACGACGATAAAGACGACCACGTCGATGCCTCCGACATTGCGGACCTCGAGGCGCGATGGGCGGAGGTGCAGACCGGCGGCGAAACGGTCCGGCAACAAGAGGTGACGCACTGGCTGAAAGCGTGGGGAACGGTTGATTCCAAACCGTGGCCCACAAGCCGGTAGAGGTCTCGTGGTCGACGTCCGCGTTGCGCGGTCTCGATCGGTTTTCGAAGTTTCTCCTCCATGCCCGGCCTCAGCTCGCGCGGACATCGCTGAAGCCATCCCATTTCCGAAAGGGCTCCGAAGCTGACTGACGACCCCGGCGCCGCTCCCGCCGTCGCGCCCGAACCGCCCGGTGCACTCTCCAACCAAGGTCCACGCCCCACCAGCTTCCGCGCCCGTCTCGGACGGCAGGCGCTCGACGTCCGGCCGCTGGCCGTCGCGCCCTACCGGCGGCTGCTGATCGGCCAGGGCACGTCCTTCGTCGGCTCGATGCTGACGCAGGTCGCCGTTCCGGTGCAGGTCTATGCGCTCACCCGCTCCTCGCTCGATGTCGGGCTGGTCGGCCTCGCCGGGCTCGTGCCCATCGTCGTGCTCGGCCTCTACGGCGGCGCGGTCGCCGACGTCATCGACCGGCGCAAGCTCTACCTCTGGTCCTCGCTCGCGGCCTGGCTGATCACCCTGGCGCTTCTCGCGCAAACCCTGCTCGCCGTCGGCAGCGTCGGGCTGATCCTCGCCCTGGTCTTCGTCCAGTCCGGCGCCTTCGCGATCTCCTCGTCGGCGCGCGGAGCGATCATCCCGCGCATCGTCGAGCCCGAGCTCGTGGCCGCGGCCAACACGCTCGCCTTCACCGTGAGCAACATCGGCCAGGTGCTCGGCCCGCTCATCGCCGGCGGGCTCAT
This Beijerinckiaceae bacterium RH AL1 DNA region includes the following protein-coding sequences:
- a CDS encoding hypothetical protein (ID:RHAL1_00496;~conserved protein of unknown function;~source:Prodigal:2.6), translating into MPGSRVTKQLTVTLDSETAARLQKRADEVGMKPEQLVAALVRDDDKDDHVDASDIADLEARWAEVQTGGETVRQQEVTHWLKAWGTVDSKPWPTSR